A single genomic interval of Pueribacillus theae harbors:
- a CDS encoding small multi-drug export protein, whose product MTIYLAYFFVFLFAATPFFEVAGIIPIGVAAGLNAFPVTVLAFVGNMLTVLLVILLMDKIKIWLEKRQEKKKGKSKKREERAARIWKRFGLPGLALISPILIGSHLGSVLAMGFGGTKKQITTWMMISIFAWSVVMGIVSFYGIDFLFSQTGSEGLLIDFLKNKE is encoded by the coding sequence TTGACAATTTATCTTGCGTATTTTTTTGTTTTTCTATTTGCGGCAACGCCATTTTTTGAGGTGGCTGGAATTATTCCAATCGGTGTAGCAGCGGGCTTGAATGCTTTTCCTGTAACAGTTCTTGCTTTCGTCGGAAATATGCTTACCGTTTTGCTTGTCATCCTCTTAATGGATAAAATTAAGATTTGGCTTGAAAAAAGGCAGGAAAAAAAGAAAGGAAAATCAAAAAAGCGGGAAGAAAGAGCTGCCCGCATTTGGAAACGTTTTGGGTTGCCTGGGCTTGCGCTTATTTCGCCCATTTTGATTGGAAGCCACTTAGGTTCGGTGCTTGCGATGGGTTTCGGCGGAACAAAGAAGCAAATTACAACGTGGATGATGATCAGTATTTTTGCTTGGTCTGTTGTAATGGGGATTGTCTCATTTTATGGAATTGATTTTCTTTTTAGCCAAACCGGAAGCGAAGGCTTGCTCATCGATTTTTTGAAAAATAAAGAATAA
- a CDS encoding metal ABC transporter permease has product MSYEGWILLTASLVGLSCGLIGVFLILRRMAMMADAISHTVLLGIVTAYLITHELSGVYMLIGAIVAGLLTAVLVQWLHTLGVQQDASIGVVFTTLFAIGVILIATKAGNVHLDVQHALMGEITFVPWNTIDLPLIGEIPQATFILLFVLAVVLIAILAFYKEWKITTFDAALAASLGIPVVFLHYVFMTLVSVTTVASFDAVGAIMVVAMLITPAASAYLWTDRLSIMLILSAGIGVVSAISGYYIATWLDTSISGSMAFATGVMFLISFIGSPKHGIVSRFIRPYTIASTQD; this is encoded by the coding sequence ATGAGCTATGAAGGGTGGATTTTGCTAACTGCTTCGCTAGTTGGGCTCTCTTGTGGATTAATTGGTGTTTTTCTCATTTTACGGCGTATGGCAATGATGGCTGATGCGATCAGCCATACGGTGTTACTGGGAATCGTTACTGCATACTTAATTACGCATGAACTAAGTGGCGTCTACATGTTGATTGGCGCCATTGTTGCGGGGTTATTGACAGCAGTACTTGTCCAATGGCTTCATACGCTAGGGGTTCAACAAGACGCCTCAATTGGCGTTGTCTTTACAACACTTTTTGCCATTGGAGTTATCTTGATTGCGACGAAGGCAGGCAATGTGCATCTTGATGTCCAACATGCGTTAATGGGGGAAATTACCTTTGTCCCTTGGAATACGATAGATCTTCCATTGATAGGTGAAATCCCTCAAGCGACATTTATTTTATTGTTTGTTTTGGCAGTTGTATTGATTGCGATCCTTGCTTTTTATAAAGAGTGGAAAATCACCACTTTCGATGCTGCGCTTGCAGCCAGTCTCGGAATCCCGGTCGTATTCTTGCATTATGTATTTATGACACTCGTTTCGGTTACGACAGTTGCGTCATTTGATGCTGTTGGCGCAATCATGGTAGTGGCGATGCTCATTACCCCTGCGGCGTCGGCATATTTATGGACTGACCGTTTATCAATTATGTTAATTCTTAGTGCCGGTATAGGTGTTGTTTCAGCCATTAGCGGTTATTATATCGCTACTTGGCTTGATACTTCCATTTCTGGGTCAATGGCATTTGCAACGGGAGTCATGTTCCTTATCAGTTTTATTGGTTCACCAAAGCACGGCATTGTCTCTCGTTTCATACGTCCGTATACAATAGCTTCCACACAAGATTGA
- a CDS encoding YjzC family protein, producing MSKFVKSGDTAPVAGTYVEVGHGGGKVKGGQRVEVGQGETLPELKPYTVTINHSGEEKEKERQHMWLLEKKN from the coding sequence ATGAGTAAATTCGTTAAATCAGGTGACACAGCACCAGTTGCTGGCACTTATGTAGAGGTAGGACACGGCGGCGGCAAGGTAAAGGGCGGCCAGCGTGTTGAGGTGGGACAAGGCGAAACATTGCCTGAGCTCAAGCCTTATACAGTAACAATTAACCATAGCGGCGAAGAAAAAGAGAAGGAACGCCAACATATGTGGCTGTTGGAAAAGAAAAATTAA
- a CDS encoding GlsB/YeaQ/YmgE family stress response membrane protein, which yields MSFIWSLIVGGIIGWLAGLILGRDIPGGIIGNIIAGFIGAWIGSALLGQWGPEIGGFYIIPALIGGIVLVLIVSLILKAMGRGRNNA from the coding sequence ATTAGTTTTATATGGTCGTTAATTGTAGGTGGCATTATCGGTTGGTTAGCTGGCCTTATTCTTGGGCGTGACATACCTGGTGGCATTATCGGTAATATTATTGCTGGATTTATTGGTGCTTGGATAGGATCAGCCTTGCTGGGGCAATGGGGGCCTGAAATTGGCGGATTCTATATCATCCCTGCATTAATCGGCGGAATTGTACTTGTCTTAATCGTCAGCCTGATTTTGAAGGCAATGGGACGCGGCCGCAACAATGCGTAA
- a CDS encoding metal ABC transporter permease: MLDTFLSPNAQWVLFSTLILGVASGMIGTLAYWKRQSLMSDALSHAALPGVVIAFALLGTKNLPFMVLGAAVSSFIGAWFIQLIRSSSRIKEDTAMGIILSVFFGFGIMLLTMVSRTGGGNQAGLDNFIFGQAASMVRTDVYTMLSVALVIILIVVVVFKEWKLFLFDANFAKGLGLSSRLMNGVYLAMLVLVIVIGIQAVGVILMAALLIIPAVSAHYWTNSFKMMMILSAVIGGASGMFGTLISTMGKGWPTGPFIVIASSSIFIISFLLGAQKGLLIRALQLRNQRRHHTHARSSQMSYIVKEEK, encoded by the coding sequence ATGTTAGACACATTTTTGTCTCCTAATGCACAGTGGGTTCTATTTAGCACACTAATATTGGGAGTGGCATCCGGTATGATTGGCACCCTTGCTTATTGGAAGCGACAGAGTTTGATGAGTGACGCCCTTTCTCATGCGGCTTTACCAGGAGTCGTCATAGCTTTCGCTTTGTTGGGGACCAAAAATTTACCATTTATGGTATTAGGTGCTGCAGTTAGTTCGTTTATTGGAGCCTGGTTTATTCAATTGATTCGGTCTTCCAGCCGAATAAAGGAAGATACAGCAATGGGGATCATATTATCTGTGTTTTTTGGATTCGGTATTATGCTGCTGACAATGGTGAGCCGCACAGGAGGAGGAAATCAAGCAGGATTAGATAATTTTATCTTCGGCCAGGCAGCTTCTATGGTGCGTACAGATGTTTACACGATGCTGTCTGTTGCATTGGTTATCATTTTGATTGTCGTTGTGGTTTTTAAGGAATGGAAGTTGTTCCTATTTGATGCTAATTTTGCAAAGGGACTTGGGCTCTCCAGCCGTCTTATGAATGGTGTTTACTTGGCAATGCTTGTCTTGGTTATCGTTATCGGGATTCAAGCGGTTGGCGTTATTCTCATGGCAGCTTTGCTGATTATCCCAGCAGTCAGTGCGCACTATTGGACCAATTCTTTCAAGATGATGATGATATTGTCAGCAGTCATTGGAGGAGCTTCAGGTATGTTTGGTACACTCATTAGTACAATGGGGAAAGGTTGGCCTACTGGGCCATTTATTGTAATCGCATCCTCTTCTATATTTATCATTTCATTTTTACTAGGCGCTCAAAAAGGGTTATTGATTCGAGCCCTTCAATTGCGTAATCAAAGAAGACATCACACTCACGCTCGTTCCTCGCAAATGTCATATATTGTGAAGGAGGAGAAATAA
- a CDS encoding efflux RND transporter permease subunit, whose protein sequence is MIRLTKWALHNRAAVVLLIVLSLGLGSLSYFTLPKEFMPAANNPMVTVIVIGEGTDADTISEQVTKPIEKAVGSVKGKKNVFSSSADGHATVDIFLDSSVDIKEAKIQVQEAVNALQLPEGYSKPIVSQLNLDMIPLWQIGVSFPNGITREAMEKIENEIVPKFQGISGVANVSVYGNQQTLINVKLDKEKMKKYQIPVPALMGILQGKNLAVAAGEETIDEKTSNIRVIGQLEGVKALEELQVAPEVKLKDIANVEVSNSNSKFLTHVNGEEAVALLLMKEQNANAVAIGKKVNETIKQVDEQFKPNIETSMLVSFSDFIVNSVDSMMEAVLLGALFATIIILLFLRHIRMTFITVISIPLSLGLTLLLLSLSGVTLNILTIGAVAVAVGRLVDDSIVVIENIFRKAQNGDFSKNVIIDATKEVAAAITSSTLTTVAVFLPMGLVKSLQELLLPFALTITYALLSSLLVALIVVPLMSSRLLKKGKLPTYKKPQRYIRILDWCLSHKWVPIILSLVIFVGAIGMYFVMPKGSADAADNDVSVTMTYSDEIPFSKVKDETIDLETFLREEADVDEVILFLGSNPEDAQFSQVTSQNTAQFHIVMKDGANTKKFMEKIEKQTKDYADADLDMMAVSLMNMSSSTISLDVVGNDTKQLIQASDLVIAKVKDIKGVEKVTSNQNELKTVYDIVIDEKKANTEEVARQVQMLLNPFPIGTIKLDDKDTTVLLDSSIHPTSEKDLKGIPVAVNEKMVSLSSIAKIEKENKPTSILRKDGKEYVRVNVEVDPENLSAIAQEMNLKTNDIKLPEGITLNTGGAADDQADQFTELFQLMAVSIGLVYLIMVLTFKTLRAPLAILFTLPLAVIGAILGLLISQTPIDIGAMIGALMLIGIVVTNAIVLLDRVRQNEETMPIREALLEAGATRLRPIMMTALATIFAMIPLLMGKEEMGSLVSKGLAVVVIGGLSVSTLLTLVVIPVVYELLHFRKAKKQRLLIKENNVQIEA, encoded by the coding sequence TTGATAAGGTTGACGAAGTGGGCACTACATAATAGGGCCGCAGTTGTTTTATTAATTGTGCTATCGCTAGGTTTAGGATCGTTGAGTTATTTCACTCTTCCGAAAGAATTTATGCCGGCAGCTAATAATCCTATGGTTACCGTTATTGTAATTGGTGAAGGCACAGACGCTGACACCATTTCTGAGCAAGTAACGAAGCCAATCGAAAAAGCCGTGGGGTCAGTAAAAGGAAAGAAGAATGTCTTTTCATCTTCTGCTGACGGCCACGCTACTGTTGATATTTTCCTTGATTCTTCAGTAGATATTAAAGAAGCCAAAATTCAAGTTCAAGAGGCCGTGAATGCACTACAATTGCCAGAGGGATACTCAAAGCCAATCGTTTCACAACTAAATTTAGATATGATCCCGTTATGGCAAATCGGGGTTTCTTTTCCTAATGGCATTACGAGAGAAGCAATGGAAAAGATTGAAAATGAGATTGTTCCTAAGTTCCAAGGGATTTCAGGGGTAGCGAATGTTTCGGTTTACGGTAACCAACAAACACTCATTAATGTAAAACTTGATAAAGAAAAAATGAAAAAATACCAAATTCCGGTTCCTGCATTAATGGGGATTCTTCAAGGTAAAAACCTGGCCGTAGCGGCTGGAGAAGAAACAATTGATGAAAAGACTTCAAATATTCGAGTAATTGGCCAACTTGAAGGGGTAAAAGCCCTGGAAGAACTGCAGGTTGCTCCTGAAGTTAAGTTAAAAGATATCGCAAATGTTGAAGTATCAAATTCCAACTCAAAATTTTTAACTCATGTGAATGGTGAAGAAGCAGTCGCTCTGCTTCTTATGAAGGAACAAAATGCTAATGCGGTTGCCATTGGAAAAAAAGTAAACGAAACGATTAAACAAGTTGATGAACAGTTTAAACCAAACATCGAAACATCCATGCTTGTGTCATTCTCAGACTTTATCGTCAACTCTGTTGACAGCATGATGGAAGCCGTTCTTTTAGGAGCGCTATTTGCAACGATCATTATTTTACTATTCTTACGCCATATCCGAATGACATTCATTACTGTCATTAGTATTCCATTATCGCTTGGGCTTACGTTGTTATTGCTCTCACTGTCAGGGGTTACGCTAAATATTTTAACAATTGGCGCTGTGGCTGTGGCGGTTGGTCGTTTAGTTGACGACAGCATTGTTGTTATCGAAAACATTTTCCGCAAAGCGCAAAACGGCGACTTTTCCAAGAATGTTATCATAGATGCAACAAAGGAAGTCGCCGCTGCCATTACGTCTTCGACTTTAACGACGGTTGCTGTGTTTTTGCCGATGGGGCTTGTAAAATCATTGCAAGAACTGCTGTTGCCATTCGCCTTGACGATTACTTATGCGCTTTTATCTTCTCTTCTCGTCGCATTAATCGTCGTTCCGCTCATGAGTTCAAGGCTGCTGAAAAAAGGAAAATTGCCAACATACAAAAAACCACAGCGCTATATCCGCATTTTGGACTGGTGCCTTAGCCATAAGTGGGTTCCCATTATTCTGTCGCTCGTTATTTTTGTTGGAGCGATTGGAATGTATTTTGTCATGCCAAAAGGCAGTGCAGATGCAGCTGACAACGACGTATCTGTTACAATGACATATTCGGATGAAATCCCTTTTTCAAAGGTAAAAGATGAGACAATTGACTTGGAAACATTTTTAAGAGAAGAAGCAGATGTTGATGAGGTTATCCTTTTCCTCGGATCCAATCCTGAGGATGCACAATTTAGCCAAGTGACCTCACAAAATACAGCCCAATTTCATATCGTCATGAAAGACGGAGCGAATACGAAGAAGTTTATGGAGAAAATTGAAAAGCAGACAAAAGATTATGCAGATGCAGATTTGGATATGATGGCCGTTTCCTTGATGAATATGAGCAGTTCAACAATCTCCTTAGATGTTGTTGGAAATGATACGAAGCAATTAATTCAAGCATCCGATCTCGTCATTGCTAAAGTGAAAGATATAAAAGGCGTTGAAAAGGTAACGAGCAACCAAAACGAATTAAAGACGGTTTATGACATCGTCATTGATGAGAAAAAAGCAAATACAGAAGAAGTGGCAAGACAAGTACAAATGCTGCTGAACCCATTTCCAATCGGAACAATCAAACTCGATGATAAAGATACGACGGTATTACTTGATAGCTCCATCCATCCAACATCAGAAAAAGATCTAAAAGGCATTCCTGTCGCTGTAAATGAAAAGATGGTATCTCTTTCATCAATTGCTAAAATTGAAAAAGAAAATAAACCGACAAGTATATTGCGGAAAGACGGCAAGGAATACGTCCGAGTTAACGTAGAAGTTGATCCAGAGAATTTATCAGCAATTGCACAAGAGATGAACCTAAAAACGAATGATATTAAACTGCCGGAAGGCATTACTTTGAATACAGGCGGAGCAGCAGATGACCAGGCAGATCAGTTTACTGAACTGTTCCAGCTCATGGCTGTTTCGATTGGCCTTGTTTATTTAATTATGGTCCTTACATTCAAGACATTGCGCGCACCGTTAGCCATCTTATTTACGTTGCCTTTAGCAGTTATTGGAGCAATACTTGGTCTGCTGATTTCCCAAACGCCAATCGATATTGGAGCAATGATTGGTGCTCTCATGTTAATTGGAATTGTCGTAACAAATGCGATTGTACTGCTGGATCGAGTGAGACAGAACGAAGAAACAATGCCGATTCGTGAAGCATTGTTGGAAGCTGGGGCAACGAGGTTGCGTCCAATTATGATGACCGCCTTAGCAACCATTTTTGCGATGATTCCACTTTTAATGGGGAAAGAAGAAATGGGCAGCCTTGTTTCAAAAGGATTAGCTGTTGTCGTAATTGGAGGATTGTCTGTATCAACGTTGCTAACATTAGTCGTTATCCCAGTTGTTTATGAATTGCTTCATTTTAGAAAGGCGAAAAAACAACGACTTTTGATTAAAGAGAACAATGTTCAAATAGAGGCTTAA
- a CDS encoding metal ABC transporter solute-binding protein, Zn/Mn family, with protein MRSFLKLLTVSFLAVIVLAACSDGSKKTTSAENEDDQKSGGKIKIVTTIAQIAEPISIIGGEHVEVQSLMGPGVDPHLYKATQGDIKKLESSDIVLYSGLNLEGNMTEAFDKISKKKPVLAISESIPKDKLLNDEEGAVDPHVWFDIELWKISLQAATEELKKFSPEHAEEFEANKEKYFNELDELLKESKSKLTEIPKEKRVLVTAHDAFGYFGRAYEVEVVGLQGLSTEDEIGISDIDDTIDILMKYKIPAVFVESSINQSSIKAVIEGAEKKGLDVKLGGELFSDAMGDAGTEEGTYIGMYRHNVETIFAALNREGE; from the coding sequence ATGAGAAGTTTTTTGAAACTACTGACAGTGTCATTTCTAGCAGTCATTGTATTAGCCGCATGTTCTGATGGAAGTAAAAAAACAACCTCGGCAGAGAATGAAGACGATCAAAAGAGTGGAGGCAAAATCAAGATTGTAACGACAATAGCCCAGATTGCAGAACCGATATCTATTATTGGCGGTGAACATGTAGAAGTACAAAGCTTAATGGGGCCAGGCGTTGATCCGCACTTATACAAAGCAACGCAAGGAGATATAAAAAAGTTAGAAAGCAGTGATATCGTTTTATATAGCGGTTTGAATTTGGAAGGTAATATGACCGAAGCTTTTGATAAAATCAGCAAGAAAAAGCCGGTATTAGCCATTTCGGAATCGATTCCTAAAGACAAACTTCTGAATGATGAAGAAGGTGCTGTCGATCCGCACGTATGGTTTGATATTGAACTTTGGAAAATATCTCTTCAAGCTGCGACAGAAGAGTTAAAAAAGTTCTCACCCGAACATGCAGAAGAATTTGAGGCGAATAAAGAAAAATACTTTAACGAACTTGATGAACTTTTAAAAGAATCGAAGTCAAAACTTACGGAAATTCCGAAAGAAAAACGGGTGCTTGTAACAGCACATGATGCATTCGGTTATTTTGGCCGTGCGTACGAAGTTGAAGTCGTGGGGCTGCAAGGACTAAGTACAGAAGATGAAATTGGAATCTCGGACATTGATGATACAATTGATATTTTGATGAAGTATAAGATTCCTGCTGTCTTTGTAGAGAGCAGCATTAATCAAAGTTCAATCAAGGCGGTCATTGAAGGAGCGGAGAAAAAAGGGCTTGACGTAAAATTGGGGGGAGAATTATTTTCAGACGCAATGGGAGACGCAGGAACTGAAGAAGGTACATATATTGGAATGTACCGCCACAATGTAGAAACCATTTTTGCCGCTTTAAATAGAGAGGGGGAATAA
- a CDS encoding CHY zinc finger protein: MGDKKVFGFVVDDETRCKHYSSRKDIVAIKFNCCKKYYPCYKCHEESENHPISVWKKSEYDERAILCGACKKELTINEYVYAERCIYCHSTFNAGCQTHYHLYFE; encoded by the coding sequence ATTGGAGATAAAAAGGTTTTCGGTTTTGTTGTTGACGACGAGACACGTTGCAAGCACTATTCCAGTAGAAAAGATATCGTCGCAATTAAATTCAATTGCTGTAAAAAGTATTACCCTTGCTACAAATGCCATGAGGAATCAGAAAACCATCCGATTTCTGTATGGAAAAAATCAGAGTATGATGAACGGGCAATTTTATGCGGTGCCTGCAAAAAAGAGCTGACAATCAATGAATACGTATATGCCGAACGCTGTATATATTGTCATTCAACATTTAATGCTGGCTGCCAGACACATTATCATCTTTATTTTGAATGA
- a CDS encoding metal ABC transporter ATP-binding protein, whose amino-acid sequence MSILKVENLSASYRKNKVLYDVNFEIQPGTLTGIVGPNGAGKSTLLKVMLELHPKLSGSVSFFGSTLSKEKTRVGYVPQRGTVDWDFPTNALDVVLMGLYGKIGWFKLPSRQDKERALESLSKMGMADYAHRQISQLSGGQQQRVFLARALVQDADLYFMDEPLVGVDAATETAIMTTLKQLKKMGKTVMVVHHDLLTVEDYFDHVMLLNRTIIKHGKTDEVFTKENVQLAYGGALRWMKEA is encoded by the coding sequence ATGTCAATTTTAAAGGTGGAAAATCTTTCTGCATCGTATCGTAAGAACAAAGTTCTTTATGACGTTAATTTCGAGATTCAACCTGGCACTTTGACTGGTATTGTTGGGCCAAATGGCGCCGGAAAATCTACTTTACTGAAAGTTATGCTTGAATTGCATCCGAAGTTATCCGGGTCAGTTTCATTTTTTGGCTCCACCCTTTCAAAGGAGAAAACGAGAGTCGGTTATGTCCCACAAAGGGGAACTGTAGACTGGGATTTTCCTACAAATGCCCTTGATGTCGTTTTGATGGGGCTTTATGGAAAAATAGGCTGGTTCAAGCTGCCATCACGCCAAGACAAAGAACGTGCCCTCGAGTCACTGTCGAAAATGGGGATGGCGGATTACGCCCATCGACAAATTAGCCAGCTATCCGGCGGGCAACAGCAACGTGTATTTTTAGCACGTGCCCTTGTGCAAGATGCAGATTTATATTTTATGGATGAACCTCTTGTTGGTGTGGATGCAGCAACAGAAACAGCGATCATGACGACATTAAAACAATTAAAGAAGATGGGGAAAACTGTCATGGTTGTGCATCATGATTTGCTAACTGTAGAAGATTATTTTGATCATGTCATGTTGCTTAATCGAACAATTATTAAGCATGGAAAGACAGATGAGGTATTCACAAAAGAGAATGTACAGCTTGCCTACGGCGGGGCGCTCCGTTGGATGAAGGAGGCGTAA
- a CDS encoding UPF0182 family membrane protein, with protein sequence MRFPQNTRKFISIGRTIGILIILLLLISIVANWWANYVWQEEVGFSSVFVTMFLTKIGLGIAGFLLFFISAMVLFFNIRATFIKELPTENRSFIIANRKLFAWLNIGVSFLIGLFGSLLVRGIGWERTLGYLNQEAFGVTDPYFGRDISFFVYTLPMWNFIIGVLLVMLGAILVIKLSFYSIYELIKHSQRAQRHFLSSVLLFGIVVALKYLLAPYERALSNSVNLFQDSVVVGVSFTDKYVNIPFDYIMAGVTLLATVLFVLAILRRKVSFVKLAVPLFVGAFILGNAASLVVQSFIVSPNELAKEEPFLANNIDLTRKAYELDKIKTEDMEINDSLTQEMLERNEDTIKNIRINDTRPLKEVYNQLQTFRPYYDFVDIDIDRYKIDGQYQQVFISTRELTQKNLPDRAQTWVNRNLRYTHGYGAAISNVNAITSEGQPEYIVKDLPPKGSIEITRPQIYFGENDYNSVIVNSKVNEFDFPDNEDSASNRYEADSGIQLNGLNRLLFAWNEKAYRYIISKQVTSESRLLQTRNIYDRVHRIAPFLEIEPDAYPVVRDDGTMVWMMDAFTKSDRYPYSDHNGHSFNYIRNPIKITVDAYTGEVVFYLIDPEEPIAKTYNKMFPDLFTTEVPKDIQEHFRYPVKLFETQSDLYRAYHMTNLELFYNREDYWQFPTEKYYGEDISMEPYYVTMKMDDADQEEFILMTPFTPNKKQNMSAWMGVRNDGEHYGEMFVYTFSKQRNIYGPQQIENRINQNDTISQELNLWSQGGSKVIRGNLLVIPIEDTLMYVEPMYIESNNETALPEVKRIIVSYQDYIVMEPTLDKALERLMGLIGDNVPPNEAEEQPDEEAPTPPQSLTPDGLLNEIQAAFEDYRKANQAGNYAEAGQALQKMEELLEQWRAKRDSKGKESNGD encoded by the coding sequence ATGCGCTTTCCTCAAAATACACGAAAATTCATTTCAATTGGCAGGACGATTGGAATTTTAATCATTCTTCTCCTATTGATCAGTATTGTCGCCAATTGGTGGGCAAATTATGTATGGCAGGAAGAAGTTGGTTTTAGCAGCGTATTTGTCACCATGTTTTTGACAAAAATAGGACTGGGGATAGCTGGCTTCCTGTTGTTTTTTATAAGCGCGATGGTTCTATTTTTTAATATTCGTGCCACTTTTATAAAAGAACTTCCAACAGAAAACAGATCATTCATCATCGCAAATCGTAAACTATTTGCATGGTTGAATATCGGCGTTTCTTTTTTGATTGGGTTGTTTGGTTCTTTGCTTGTCAGGGGGATCGGCTGGGAACGGACACTCGGCTATCTTAACCAAGAAGCATTCGGAGTAACGGATCCGTATTTTGGCCGGGATATCTCCTTTTTTGTTTATACGCTGCCAATGTGGAATTTCATCATTGGTGTATTGCTCGTTATGCTAGGAGCCATCTTAGTCATTAAACTTAGCTTCTATTCCATTTATGAATTGATTAAGCATTCACAACGTGCCCAGCGTCATTTTCTAAGCAGTGTTTTATTGTTTGGCATTGTCGTTGCACTCAAATACTTGCTTGCCCCTTATGAAAGGGCATTGTCTAACAGCGTTAATTTGTTCCAAGATTCTGTCGTCGTTGGCGTAAGTTTCACTGATAAATATGTAAATATTCCTTTTGACTATATAATGGCGGGCGTCACATTACTGGCAACTGTACTGTTTGTTCTTGCTATTTTGCGCCGGAAAGTTTCTTTTGTTAAATTAGCGGTTCCGCTTTTTGTCGGCGCATTCATTTTAGGTAATGCTGCATCGCTTGTCGTCCAAAGTTTTATCGTTTCGCCCAATGAACTTGCGAAGGAAGAACCGTTTCTTGCCAATAACATTGATTTGACACGCAAGGCGTATGAGCTAGACAAAATTAAAACAGAAGATATGGAGATTAATGACTCGTTAACGCAGGAAATGTTAGAACGAAATGAAGATACGATAAAAAATATTCGGATTAACGATACAAGGCCTTTAAAAGAAGTATATAACCAACTCCAAACGTTCCGCCCGTATTATGATTTTGTGGATATTGATATTGATCGCTATAAAATAGACGGCCAATATCAACAGGTGTTTATTTCGACGAGGGAACTGACCCAGAAAAACTTGCCTGATCGGGCACAAACGTGGGTGAACCGAAACCTTAGGTATACACATGGATACGGCGCGGCCATCAGCAATGTAAATGCCATTACCTCTGAAGGGCAGCCCGAATATATTGTAAAAGATTTGCCGCCCAAAGGATCAATTGAAATCACCCGCCCACAAATTTATTTTGGGGAAAATGACTATAATTCAGTCATCGTAAATTCCAAAGTAAATGAATTTGATTTTCCAGATAATGAAGACTCAGCCTCAAACCGGTATGAGGCTGACAGCGGGATTCAGTTGAATGGATTAAATCGATTATTATTTGCTTGGAATGAAAAAGCATACCGCTATATTATTTCCAAACAAGTAACGAGTGAAAGCAGACTGTTGCAGACACGCAATATTTACGACCGCGTCCATCGAATTGCGCCGTTTTTGGAGATCGAACCAGATGCCTATCCTGTCGTAAGGGATGACGGGACAATGGTTTGGATGATGGATGCCTTTACCAAGTCCGATCGGTACCCGTATTCGGATCATAATGGCCATTCGTTTAATTACATTCGAAATCCAATAAAAATTACGGTCGACGCGTATACAGGGGAAGTGGTCTTTTATTTAATTGATCCAGAAGAACCTATTGCTAAAACTTATAACAAGATGTTCCCTGATTTATTTACAACTGAAGTGCCGAAGGACATTCAAGAACATTTCCGCTACCCGGTAAAACTATTCGAAACGCAATCCGATCTTTACCGTGCATACCATATGACGAATCTCGAATTGTTTTATAACCGGGAAGACTACTGGCAGTTTCCAACAGAAAAATATTATGGGGAAGACATTTCGATGGAGCCGTATTATGTTACGATGAAAATGGATGATGCTGATCAGGAAGAATTCATTTTAATGACCCCTTTTACCCCAAATAAGAAGCAAAACATGTCAGCTTGGATGGGTGTTAGAAACGACGGGGAACACTACGGAGAAATGTTTGTATATACATTTTCGAAACAGCGGAACATTTACGGCCCGCAGCAAATTGAGAACCGGATAAACCAAAATGATACAATCTCTCAAGAATTAAACCTTTGGTCCCAAGGCGGTTCTAAAGTGATCCGAGGAAATTTGCTTGTCATTCCGATTGAAGATACGCTAATGTACGTTGAGCCGATGTACATCGAATCGAATAATGAGACGGCATTGCCTGAAGTGAAGCGGATTATCGTTTCCTATCAAGATTATATTGTGATGGAGCCGACGCTTGATAAAGCGCTGGAGCGTCTGATGGGATTAATTGGAGATAACGTGCCGCCGAACGAAGCCGAGGAGCAGCCGGATGAAGAAGCGCCAACACCGCCACAATCATTGACGCCAGACGGTTTGTTAAATGAAATTCAAGCTGCTTTTGAGGATTACCGGAAGGCGAATCAAGCAGGTAACTACGCTGAAGCAGGCCAAGCGCTTCAAAAAATGGAAGAACTGCTTGAACAATGGCGAGCGAAGCGTGATTCAAAAGGAAAGGAATCAAACGGGGATTGA